From Xenopus laevis strain J_2021 chromosome 7L, Xenopus_laevis_v10.1, whole genome shotgun sequence, one genomic window encodes:
- the ppp1r3c.1.L gene encoding protein phosphatase 1, regulatory (inhibitor) subunit 3C, gene 1 L homeolog — protein MPQILEPRSLPRSIMPVDVAVRICLAHSPPLKKFLSPTDCRGRNFINRYKPLRPCLSLKKESESRGNEWNRSKSRNKKKVVFADSKGLSLTSVHVFSVFKDESSLDLQFDLIDLEDITASLKLHEEKNLILGFTQPSADYLQFRNRLQKSLVCLENCSLRERSVAGTIKVKNLSYKKSVKIRITFNTWKSFVDVDCVYLNNVYGSTDIDTFSFVVNIPPNIPSHEKIEFCISYESEGQVFWDNNDGQNYSVTRAEWKSDGVHTRSPTKTDIASYEYKKKPQNNDFDQFGSPRTSAGLYPEWQSWGKIGGSPYW, from the coding sequence ATGCCCCAGATTTTGGAACCCCGTTCTCTTCCTCGATCCATAATGCCCGTAGATGTGGCAGTTAGGATATGCCTGGCCCATTCTCCACCGCTAAAAAAATTTCTCAGCCCCACCGATTGCAGGGGAAGAAATTTTATCAACCGATATAAGCCACTAAGACCATGCCTCAGTCTGAAAAAGGAATCCGAATCCAGGGGCAATGAGTGGAACCGCTCAAAATCCAGAAACAAAAAGAAGGTGGTCTTTGCTGATTCCAAAGGTCTTTCCTTAACTTCAGTGCATGTGTTCTCAGTTTTCAAAGATGAATCTTCATTGGATCTTCAGTTTGACCTGATAGACCTAGAAGATATAACAGCCAGTTTaaagctgcatgaagagaaaaacTTGATACTGGGATTCACTCAGCCTTCCGCTGATTACCTACAGTTTCGCAACCGCCTGCAGAAAAGTTTAGTCTGCCTAGAGAATTGCAGCCTTCGGGAAAGATCTGTAGCAGGTACCATCAAAGTTAAAAACCTGAGCTACAAAAAATCTGTCAAGATTCGTATCACCTTTAACACCTGGAAATCATTCGTAGATGTGGATTGTGTCTACCTGAACAACGTCTATGGAAGCACTGACATCGACACTTTTTCCTTCGTCGTCAACATACCCCCCAACATTCCCAGTCACGAGAAAATCGAATTCTGTATATCCTACGAAAGTGAAGGGCAGGTCTTCTGGGATAACAATGACGGACAGAACTACTCAGTGACCCGTGCAGAATGGAAATCAGATGGTGTACACACACGTTCACCAACTAAAACAGACATTGCATCATATGAATATAAGAAGAAACCACAAAACAATGACTTTGATCAGTTTGGAAGCCCCAGAACATCTGCTGGTCTGTATCCTGAATGGCAAAGTTGGGGTAAAATAGGGGGTTCACCTTACTGGTGA
- the ppp1r3c.1.L gene encoding protein phosphatase 1, regulatory (inhibitor) subunit 3C, gene 1 L homeolog isoform X1 — protein MRCHWLPASLHVLVGGLAVDKRSARAAVSANVSPAAAERVSICGLLIIRMIQILEPRSLPRSIMPQILEPRSLPRSIMPVDVAVRICLAHSPPLKKFLSPTDCRGRNFINRYKPLRPCLSLKKESESRGNEWNRSKSRNKKKVVFADSKGLSLTSVHVFSVFKDESSLDLQFDLIDLEDITASLKLHEEKNLILGFTQPSADYLQFRNRLQKSLVCLENCSLRERSVAGTIKVKNLSYKKSVKIRITFNTWKSFVDVDCVYLNNVYGSTDIDTFSFVVNIPPNIPSHEKIEFCISYESEGQVFWDNNDGQNYSVTRAEWKSDGVHTRSPTKTDIASYEYKKKPQNNDFDQFGSPRTSAG, from the exons ATGCGTTGTCATTGGTTGCCTGCTTCCCTTCACGTGCTGGTGGGCGGTCTCGCTGTGGATAAGCGTTCGGCGCGGGCAGCAGTCAGTGCCAATGTCTCACCGGCTGCAGCGGAGCGAGTATCAATCTGTGGGCTGCTCATAATCAG AATGATACAGATTTTGGAACCCCGTTCTCTTCCACGATCCATAATGCCCCAGATTTTGGAACCCCGTTCTCTTCCTCGATCCATAATGCCCGTAGATGTGGCAGTTAGGATATGCCTGGCCCATTCTCCACCGCTAAAAAAATTTCTCAGCCCCACCGATTGCAGGGGAAGAAATTTTATCAACCGATATAAGCCACTAAGACCATGCCTCAGTCTGAAAAAGGAATCCGAATCCAGGGGCAATGAGTGGAACCGCTCAAAATCCAGAAACAAAAAGAAGGTGGTCTTTGCTGATTCCAAAGGTCTTTCCTTAACTTCAGTGCATGTGTTCTCAGTTTTCAAAGATGAATCTTCATTGGATCTTCAGTTTGACCTGATAGACCTAGAAGATATAACAGCCAGTTTaaagctgcatgaagagaaaaacTTGATACTGGGATTCACTCAGCCTTCCGCTGATTACCTACAGTTTCGCAACCGCCTGCAGAAAAGTTTAGTCTGCCTAGAGAATTGCAGCCTTCGGGAAAGATCTGTAGCAGGTACCATCAAAGTTAAAAACCTGAGCTACAAAAAATCTGTCAAGATTCGTATCACCTTTAACACCTGGAAATCATTCGTAGATGTGGATTGTGTCTACCTGAACAACGTCTATGGAAGCACTGACATCGACACTTTTTCCTTCGTCGTCAACATACCCCCCAACATTCCCAGTCACGAGAAAATCGAATTCTGTATATCCTACGAAAGTGAAGGGCAGGTCTTCTGGGATAACAATGACGGACAGAACTACTCAGTGACCCGTGCAGAATGGAAATCAGATGGTGTACACACACGTTCACCAACTAAAACAGACATTGCATCATATGAATATAAGAAGAAACCACAAAACAATGACTTTGATCAGTTTGGAAGCCCCAGAACATCTGCTG gaTGA